In Chelmon rostratus isolate fCheRos1 chromosome 9, fCheRos1.pri, whole genome shotgun sequence, the following proteins share a genomic window:
- the n4bp3 gene encoding NEDD4-binding protein 3-A isoform X1, protein MAASVQTLPLTRGPNKTFRNPFPAPPLSSRCGMGSVGSLVERPDVSPTKASRAVPQVRPKQTNGLLKKGFTQRELLNYLNITRKEPKVNSSSDGKKDVISGLGSATAREEDNLYAKVYHKDGTKVDLTKNSLPSGGKYEKARFRSSAFKPVTPKNFSSMQNLYPSSKSEDVDHGLSNGLHRAYAHVPKAVSTSSSSSSPSRHGGLTSSANKALSSVRGMSQEDDNLSDSGHNSMNSLPPYRPPFRPHLAHISASMGHINTIGSLDRTSLGAKAAGSGGVNIGEMACRSMATLSRLAPYGGEAPPPYEWTLSLSVEEVVRDLEERLVEKEHELKQMKRNLDESEGAIAQVFEGKQRLWEKEVEELKRLYAAKLRQVSQHAQRSQRSLQLQLFKAQQEKSRLQEELDSLKQERSQEPGAMAKRTSPTLEETQWEVCQKSGEISLLKQQLRDSQAEVTQKLSELFQLKTQLRETRTELRTRESQIDALKLVLQGTQRRRNPSQTTHEDGKGPEESPSAGATGGCGGSTEERLRAELLLERRQSEAQAMAFEEERQTWQTEKDKVIRYQKELQASYLEMYHRNEALERELHQLRAGRERGGGGAGGGGSRNGTLEREASELRSESAGEKEEGRPSSGLPWIERIESSEI, encoded by the exons ATGGCAGCCTCTGTCCAGACTCTTCCTCTGACCCGCGGCCCTAACAAAACCTTCCGTAACCCTTTCCCAGCCCCGCCCCTCTCCTCCCGCTGCGGCATGGGAAGTGTAGGCAGTCTGGTGGAGAGGCCAGATGTGTCGCCGACTAAAGCCAGCCGTGCGGTGCCCCAGGTGAGACCCAAACAGACCAACGGCCTCCTGAAGAAAGGCTTCACCCAAAGAGAGCTGCTCAACTACCTCAACATCACCAG AAAAGAACCTAAAGTGAACTCAAGCAGTGACGGCAAAAAGGACGTTATCTCTGGCCTCGGCTCTGCCACCGCCCGTGAGGAGGACAACTTATACGCCAAGGTCTACCATAAAGATGGCACCAAAGTAGATTTGACAAAGAACTCACTGCCAAGTGGGGGCAAGTATGAAAAG GCTCGTTTTAGGTCTTCTGCCTTCAAGCCTGTCACCCCCAAAAATTTCAGCTCCATGCAAAACCTCTACCCCTCTTCCAAGTCAGAGGATGTGGACCATGGCCTTTCCAACGGGCTGCACAGAGCCTACGCCCATGTCCCAAAAGCTGTCTccacctcgtcctcctcttcctcgccatCCCGTCACGGAGGACTGACATCCAGTGCTAACAAG GCCCTCTCCTCGGTGCGTGGGATGAGCCAGGAGGATGATAACCTTTCAGACTCAGGCCATAACTCCATGAACAGCCTGCCGCCGTACCGGCCTCCCTTCCGCCCACATCTGGCTCACATCAG TGCATCTATGGGCCACATCAACACCATCGGCTCTCTGGACCGCACCTCTCTGGGCGCAAAGGCTGCAGGGTCAGGGGGCGTCAACATAGGGGAGATGGCGTGTCGGAGCATGGCAACCCTGAGCCGTCTGGCTCCATATGGAGGGGAGGCTCCACCTCCTTATGAATGGACACTCTCCCTGTCTGTTGAGGAAGTG GTCCGGGATCTGGAGGAGCGCCTGGTGGAGAAAGAACATGagctgaaacagatgaaaagaaaccTGGATGAGAGTGAGGGCGCCATCGCTCAG GTGTTTGAAGGGAAACAGCGTCTGTGggagaaagaggtggaggagctcaAACGCCTGTACGCCGCCAAGCTGCGCCAGGTTTCCCAGCATGCCCAACGGTCCCAGCGCAGCCTGCAGTTGCAGCTGTTCAAGGCCCAGCAGGAGAAGAGCCGACTGCAAGAGGAGCTCGACAGCCTGAAGCAGGAAAGGAGCCAGGAGCCTGGAGCCATGGCAAAACGAACCAGTCCGACCCTGGAGGAGACGCAGTGGGAG GTATGCCAGAAGTCAGGGGAGATCTCCTtgttgaagcagcagctgagggacTCCCAGGCGGAGGTGACCCAGAAGCTGAGTGAGCTCTTCCAGCTGAAGACGCAGCTCAGGGAGACCCGCACAGAGCTGCGCACCAGGGAGAGCCAGATAGATGCACTGAAGCTGGTCCTGCAGGGGACACAGCGTCGCAGGAACCCCTCTCAGACCACACATGAGGACGGAAAAGGACCTGAAGAGAGTCCTTCAGCTGGGGCAACAG GGGGGTGCGGGGGCTCCACAGAGGAGCGTCTGCGCGCAGAGCTCCTGCTGGAGCGACGCCAGAGCGAGGCCCAGGCCATGGCTTTcgaggaagagaggcagacatGGCAGACAGAAAAGGACAAGGTCATCCGCTACCAGAAGGAGCTGCAGGCCAGCTACTTAGAGATGTACCACCGCAATGAAGCACTGGAGAGGGAGCTGCACCAGCTGAGGGCAggcagagagcgaggaggaggaggagcaggaggaggaggaagcagaaatGGGACATTGGAGAGAGAGGCGTCAGAGCTGAGGAGCGAGAGCGCGGGTGAAAAAGAAGAGGGCAGACCTTCCTCTGGTTTGCCGTGGATAGAGAGAATTGAATCATCTGAAATTTGA
- the n4bp3 gene encoding NEDD4-binding protein 3-A isoform X2, with the protein MGSVGSLVERPDVSPTKASRAVPQVRPKQTNGLLKKGFTQRELLNYLNITRKEPKVNSSSDGKKDVISGLGSATAREEDNLYAKVYHKDGTKVDLTKNSLPSGGKYEKARFRSSAFKPVTPKNFSSMQNLYPSSKSEDVDHGLSNGLHRAYAHVPKAVSTSSSSSSPSRHGGLTSSANKALSSVRGMSQEDDNLSDSGHNSMNSLPPYRPPFRPHLAHISASMGHINTIGSLDRTSLGAKAAGSGGVNIGEMACRSMATLSRLAPYGGEAPPPYEWTLSLSVEEVVRDLEERLVEKEHELKQMKRNLDESEGAIAQVFEGKQRLWEKEVEELKRLYAAKLRQVSQHAQRSQRSLQLQLFKAQQEKSRLQEELDSLKQERSQEPGAMAKRTSPTLEETQWEVCQKSGEISLLKQQLRDSQAEVTQKLSELFQLKTQLRETRTELRTRESQIDALKLVLQGTQRRRNPSQTTHEDGKGPEESPSAGATGGCGGSTEERLRAELLLERRQSEAQAMAFEEERQTWQTEKDKVIRYQKELQASYLEMYHRNEALERELHQLRAGRERGGGGAGGGGSRNGTLEREASELRSESAGEKEEGRPSSGLPWIERIESSEI; encoded by the exons ATGGGAAGTGTAGGCAGTCTGGTGGAGAGGCCAGATGTGTCGCCGACTAAAGCCAGCCGTGCGGTGCCCCAGGTGAGACCCAAACAGACCAACGGCCTCCTGAAGAAAGGCTTCACCCAAAGAGAGCTGCTCAACTACCTCAACATCACCAG AAAAGAACCTAAAGTGAACTCAAGCAGTGACGGCAAAAAGGACGTTATCTCTGGCCTCGGCTCTGCCACCGCCCGTGAGGAGGACAACTTATACGCCAAGGTCTACCATAAAGATGGCACCAAAGTAGATTTGACAAAGAACTCACTGCCAAGTGGGGGCAAGTATGAAAAG GCTCGTTTTAGGTCTTCTGCCTTCAAGCCTGTCACCCCCAAAAATTTCAGCTCCATGCAAAACCTCTACCCCTCTTCCAAGTCAGAGGATGTGGACCATGGCCTTTCCAACGGGCTGCACAGAGCCTACGCCCATGTCCCAAAAGCTGTCTccacctcgtcctcctcttcctcgccatCCCGTCACGGAGGACTGACATCCAGTGCTAACAAG GCCCTCTCCTCGGTGCGTGGGATGAGCCAGGAGGATGATAACCTTTCAGACTCAGGCCATAACTCCATGAACAGCCTGCCGCCGTACCGGCCTCCCTTCCGCCCACATCTGGCTCACATCAG TGCATCTATGGGCCACATCAACACCATCGGCTCTCTGGACCGCACCTCTCTGGGCGCAAAGGCTGCAGGGTCAGGGGGCGTCAACATAGGGGAGATGGCGTGTCGGAGCATGGCAACCCTGAGCCGTCTGGCTCCATATGGAGGGGAGGCTCCACCTCCTTATGAATGGACACTCTCCCTGTCTGTTGAGGAAGTG GTCCGGGATCTGGAGGAGCGCCTGGTGGAGAAAGAACATGagctgaaacagatgaaaagaaaccTGGATGAGAGTGAGGGCGCCATCGCTCAG GTGTTTGAAGGGAAACAGCGTCTGTGggagaaagaggtggaggagctcaAACGCCTGTACGCCGCCAAGCTGCGCCAGGTTTCCCAGCATGCCCAACGGTCCCAGCGCAGCCTGCAGTTGCAGCTGTTCAAGGCCCAGCAGGAGAAGAGCCGACTGCAAGAGGAGCTCGACAGCCTGAAGCAGGAAAGGAGCCAGGAGCCTGGAGCCATGGCAAAACGAACCAGTCCGACCCTGGAGGAGACGCAGTGGGAG GTATGCCAGAAGTCAGGGGAGATCTCCTtgttgaagcagcagctgagggacTCCCAGGCGGAGGTGACCCAGAAGCTGAGTGAGCTCTTCCAGCTGAAGACGCAGCTCAGGGAGACCCGCACAGAGCTGCGCACCAGGGAGAGCCAGATAGATGCACTGAAGCTGGTCCTGCAGGGGACACAGCGTCGCAGGAACCCCTCTCAGACCACACATGAGGACGGAAAAGGACCTGAAGAGAGTCCTTCAGCTGGGGCAACAG GGGGGTGCGGGGGCTCCACAGAGGAGCGTCTGCGCGCAGAGCTCCTGCTGGAGCGACGCCAGAGCGAGGCCCAGGCCATGGCTTTcgaggaagagaggcagacatGGCAGACAGAAAAGGACAAGGTCATCCGCTACCAGAAGGAGCTGCAGGCCAGCTACTTAGAGATGTACCACCGCAATGAAGCACTGGAGAGGGAGCTGCACCAGCTGAGGGCAggcagagagcgaggaggaggaggagcaggaggaggaggaagcagaaatGGGACATTGGAGAGAGAGGCGTCAGAGCTGAGGAGCGAGAGCGCGGGTGAAAAAGAAGAGGGCAGACCTTCCTCTGGTTTGCCGTGGATAGAGAGAATTGAATCATCTGAAATTTGA